A single region of the Gracilibacillus caseinilyticus genome encodes:
- a CDS encoding redoxin domain-containing protein encodes MKKILLIVILLAMAGWAVFNFVQQDSSAEEKDVGLQTGNIAPDFELQTLAGESVRLSDFRGEPVLLNFWATWCGPCRSEMPDMQQFHEDTGAAILAINLTDTETNGRNVPDFQKEYGLTFPILLDKDGKVSERYEIRPIPTTYMIDSNGIIQFFVFGPLNYEQMKLEFNKLE; translated from the coding sequence ATGAAAAAAATACTACTAATCGTTATTTTGCTAGCAATGGCTGGATGGGCAGTGTTTAATTTTGTGCAACAGGACTCAAGTGCAGAGGAGAAGGATGTAGGATTACAAACTGGCAACATTGCACCGGACTTCGAACTGCAGACATTAGCTGGAGAATCAGTACGATTATCTGATTTTCGTGGGGAGCCTGTTCTATTGAATTTTTGGGCAACGTGGTGTGGACCGTGCCGCTCGGAGATGCCTGATATGCAGCAATTTCACGAAGATACAGGAGCAGCTATATTAGCGATCAACTTAACTGATACTGAAACGAATGGACGGAATGTCCCCGATTTTCAAAAGGAATATGGTTTAACGTTTCCGATTTTGCTGGATAAAGACGGGAAGGTTAGTGAACGGTATGAAATTAGACCGATTCCTACAACCTATATGATCGACTCCAATGGCATAATTCAGTTTTTTGTATTTGGTCCACTAAACTATGAACAGATGAAATTGGAATTTAATAAATTGGAATAA
- a CDS encoding IS110 family transposase, with the protein MHYKQNEKILQLSEQTLIIGVDIAKERHVARAQDYRGIQFGKVLYFDNSLEGFQRFECWRKELAGQHNKSDWIIGMEPTGHYWLPFTYWLMEKQYKVVVVNPAHVKKSKELDDNSPTKNDVKDARVISRLIQDGRYADPHLPEAIYADLREGMNMYEQLMKDLQAVQGRVHQWLDRYYPEYTKVFANWEGKASIQLLKLGLFPEEVAKMDEERLLLEMRKEVKRGIGLKKIRHLKEVSSESVGIKEGRRMARVKIHTLMDQYALLHQKINEVLDMVKELIRPIPGVKEMTDINGIGEITVASFLAETGELNKYTHPEQIIKLAGLNLKLATSGKYKGQTVITKRGRPKLRALLFKVVLPLVHHNPAFKALHGYFTTRKENSLKKKQSLIALCCKLIRVLFTVGTKQVPFSPEKMLHDIPHFRLQHVA; encoded by the coding sequence ATGCATTATAAACAAAATGAAAAGATATTACAACTGTCTGAACAAACTTTGATTATTGGAGTGGATATAGCCAAAGAAAGGCATGTTGCTCGCGCTCAAGATTACCGAGGCATACAATTTGGAAAAGTGCTGTATTTTGACAATAGTTTGGAAGGCTTCCAACGATTTGAGTGTTGGAGAAAAGAGTTAGCGGGGCAGCACAATAAAAGTGATTGGATCATCGGTATGGAGCCTACCGGCCACTATTGGCTGCCATTCACCTATTGGTTAATGGAAAAGCAATATAAAGTTGTAGTTGTTAATCCAGCACATGTGAAGAAGTCAAAAGAGCTGGATGATAATTCACCAACGAAGAATGATGTAAAAGACGCTCGAGTGATTTCGCGCTTGATTCAAGATGGACGCTACGCTGATCCGCACTTACCAGAAGCCATTTATGCAGATCTTCGGGAAGGGATGAATATGTATGAGCAGTTAATGAAAGATCTTCAAGCTGTTCAAGGGCGTGTTCATCAATGGTTGGATCGGTATTATCCAGAATATACGAAAGTCTTTGCGAATTGGGAAGGAAAAGCATCGATTCAACTATTGAAGCTGGGATTATTCCCGGAAGAGGTAGCCAAAATGGATGAAGAACGCCTTCTACTAGAAATGCGCAAAGAAGTGAAACGAGGAATTGGATTAAAAAAGATCCGCCATCTAAAAGAAGTATCAAGTGAATCTGTGGGGATCAAAGAAGGAAGAAGGATGGCGAGGGTGAAAATCCACACCTTGATGGATCAATATGCCCTCCTCCATCAAAAGATAAATGAAGTGTTGGACATGGTAAAAGAATTAATTAGACCGATTCCTGGTGTGAAAGAAATGACAGATATAAACGGAATAGGCGAAATAACGGTTGCCTCATTCCTCGCAGAAACCGGGGAACTAAACAAGTATACCCATCCCGAACAGATCATTAAGTTAGCAGGGTTAAACTTAAAGTTAGCTACGTCAGGTAAATATAAAGGCCAAACCGTGATTACGAAGAGGGGACGTCCTAAATTACGAGCCCTATTATTTAAAGTCGTGTTGCCTTTAGTTCATCATAATCCTGCATTTAAAGCATTACATGGTTATTTTACGACCAGAAAAGAGAATTCGTTGAAGAAAAAGCAATCCTTGATAGCCCTATGTTGTAAATTGATTCGCGTATTATTTACAGTTGGAACAAAACAAGTGCCATTTAGTCCCGAGAAGATGTTGCATGATATTCCGCATTTTCGATTACAACATGTAGCCTAA